CTGAAATCACGCCTGAAGGTTTCGGCTGCGCTAAAATTGTCGTGTTCTGCAACGCGGTGGAAGACAATCCGTTTATGGCGGGCGCGTTTCACGGTTCGGGCGAAGCGGATGCTGTTATCAATGTCGGCGTATCCGGCCCGGGTGTCGTAAAAGCCGCGTTGGAAAATTCAGATGCAACGACATTGACCGAAGTTGCGGAAGTCGTGAAGAAAACTGCTTTCAAAATTACCCGCGTGGGCGAACTTATCGGCCGCGAAGCCTCAAAAATGCTGAATATCCCGTTTGGTATTCTCGACTTGTCATTGGCACCAACTCCTGCCGTCGGCGACTCGGTGGCGCGCATCCTTGAAGAAATGGGTTTGAGCATCTGCGGTACGCACGGCACGACAGCAGCTTTGGCCTTGCTGAATGATGCCGTGAAAAAAGGCGGCATGATGGCTTCCAGCGCGGTCGGCGGTTTGAGCGGCGCGTTTATCCCCGTTTCCGAAGATGAAGGCATGATTGCCGCCGCCGAAGCTGGTGTGCTGACGCTGGACAAACTCGAAGCCATGACCGCTGTCTGCTCCGTTGGTTTGGACATGATTGCCGTTCCCGGCGATACGCCTGCTCATACCATTTCCGGCATCATCGCCGACGAAGCCGCCATCGGCATGATCAACAGCAAAACCACTGCCGTGCGCATTATTCCGGTAACCGGCAAAACCGTCGGCGACAGCGTTGAGTTCGGTGGCCTGTTGGGCTACGCGCCCGTGATGCCGGTTAAAGAAGGCTCATGCGAAGTGTTCGTCAACCGAGGCGGTAGAATCCCGGCTCCGGTTCAATCGATGAAAAACTGATTGGATTGATGAATAAAAAGGCCGTCTGAAATTGATTTTCGGACGGCCTTTTATATTTTCAGGCTGATTATTTGAACATATTTTTAATAATGCCCATCACGCTGCGGGAAATGGCGTTGGTTACTTGGCGGTTGATTTGGCTGCCGATGGCGTCGGCAACGTTGTAGCCCAAACCTTGGCCGGATTTTTTGCGTCCGCCGCTCAAGCCGCCGATCAGTCCGCCGAGGATGCCGGGATCGGCATTGGCAGCTTCTTTTTCTGCAGCTTTTTGCGCTTTTTCCTGCTCTTTGGCGGCATTTGTGGCTTCTTTTTCAGCGGCAACCTGGCTGTCTGCTTCGGCCAATGCTTCAAAAGCGGAGTAGTTGTCCACCATGTCTTTGTAGGTTGGATACAAATCGTCGTTTTGGAACAAGCGGTTGCGTTCCTCTGCGGCAAGCGGGGTTAAGGAAGATTGCGGCGGCAGGATGAGAGCGCGTTCTACCGGCTCGGGCATACCTTTTTCATCAAGGAAGGAAACGAGGGCTTCGCCGACGCCGAGTTCGGCAATCGCTTCGGCAACTTTAATGTTTGGGTTGCTGCGGAAGGTTTCGGCAGCGGCTTTGACTGCTTTTTGGTCACGCGGTGTGAAGGCGCGCAGGGCATGTTGTACACGGTTACCCAGTTGGCCGAGAATGGTATCGGGCAAGTCGAGCGGGTTTTGGGTGACGAAATATACGCCTACGCCTTTGGAACGAATCAGGCGCACGACTTGTTCGATTTGTTCGATCAGTGCATTGGCGGCATTGTCGAACATTAAATGCGCTTCGTCGAAGAACATCACGAATTTCGGTTTGTCCAAATCGCCGACTTCGGGCAGGGTTTCAAACAACTCCGCCAGCATCCACAGCAAAAACGCGCTGTACATACGCGGAGAGCGCATCAGTTTTTCGGAATTAAGAATGTTGATGATGCCTTTGCCGTTGTCGGTTTGCATCCAGTCTTGCAGGTTGAGGGAAGGTTCGCCGAAGAATTTTTCTGCGCCTTCGTTTTCTAAAGTCAGCAGTTGGCGTTGAATCGCGCCGATACTGGCGGCAGAAACGTTGCCGTATTGCGTGCGGTATTCCGAAGCGTGGTCGGAAACGTGTTTCAACATGCTGCGCAGATCTTTCAAGTCCAAAATGTGCCAGCCTCTGTCGTCGGCAACTTTGAACACAAGGTTCAGCAAGCCTTCTTGCGTGTCGTTCAGATTCATCAGGCGGGCCAAAAGCATAGGGCCCATTTCTGAAACGGTTACGCGTACGGGAATACCGGTTTCGCCGTAAACATCCCAAAAGCGCACGGGGAAATTTTGCAGCCATTGCTCGCCCAAATCAAACTCGGCGATGCGTTCGCCCACTTTGCCGCTATTGGCACCAGCTTGTGCGATGCCCGACAAATCGCCTTTGACATCGACCAAGAATACAGGGACGCCTTCGCTACTGAAGGCTTCCGCCATACGGCGCAGGGTAACGGTTTTACCCGTACCGGTCGCACCGGCGATCAAGCCGTGGCGGTTGGCCATTTTGCCTTGGATTTCGAGCGTTTTCCCGTCGGCACGCGCGATTTGAAATGTAGTCATGATTATTCCTTAGAATCCGTGATGTGAAACAATTTGTTGTCTTAAAAAACAAGCATTTTAACGTTTGCGGCGAGGGGGTTCAACCAAGCAAAGTTTCAGACGGCCTTAAGTTTTGCAAAGGTTTTTTTGCAGTGATTGGACAAGGTTGAAATCTGCTATAATTTCATCCAATCTGCAACCGTCTGACAAGGCGGTTGTTTTCTTTGTTTTTTGAATATTTTTTACGAAAGCGAAAGTCGGAATGACTGCACAACAAGCCCCTTTGGGTGAAAAAACCATGGCCGTGCTGATGGCGATGTTAGTCGCGCTGATGCCGTTTTCTGTCGATGCTTATCTGCCTGCGATTCCCGAAATGGCGAAGTCGCTGGGTTCAGACATCCACCGTATTGAGCAAAGCCTGAGCTTTTTTATGTTTGGCGTGGCGTTTGGTCAGGTGGTTGGCGGTTCGATTTCGGATATTAAAGGCCGCAAACCTGTCGCCTTGGTGGGCTTGAGCATTTACTTTGCCGCCGTTGTCGGTTTGACGATGGTGAATAATGTCGAGCAGCTGTTGAACTTGCGTGCCGTGCAGGCGTTTGGCGCGGGGATGACCGTGGTGATTTCCGGTGCGATGGTGCGCGATTATTATTCCGGACGCAAAGCCGCGCAGATGTTTGCCTTAATCGGCATCATTCTGATGATTGTGCCGCTGATGGCGCCGATGATTGGTGCAGGCTTGCAGAATTTGGGCGGCTGGCGCATGATTTTCGGCTTTCTGGCCTGTTATTCGCTGCTGCTTTGGGGTTTGATGTGGTATTTCCTGCCCAAGCCGCACCAAAAAGGCAAAATCAGCATGGACGTGTTCGGCGTGGTGGCAGGCAGGTTTAAACGTGTTTTGAGAACGCGCGCCGCAATGGGCTATCTGTTTTTCCAAGCTTTCAGTTTCGGTTCGATGTTTGCCTTTTTGACCGAATCGTCGTTCGTGTACCAACACCTGTATCATGTTTCACCAAACCAATATGCTTGGATATTTGCGCTTAATATCATTACCATGATGTCGTTTAACCGCGTTACCGCATGGCGTTTGAAAACCGGTACGCATCCGCAAAATATCCTCAAATGGGGCATTATCGTCCAATTCGCCGCCAATCTGTTGATGACGGTTTTGGTGTTGTCACTGTCTCTGCCGCCTTTGTGGGCTTTAGTGCCATGTGTGATGTTTTCAGTCGGTACGCAAGGCTTGGTCGGTGCGAACACTCAGGCCTGCTTTATGAGCTATTTCAGCGCAGAGGGCGGTAGTGCAAATGCCGTCTTGGGCGTGTTCCAATCCCTTATCGGCGCATCGGTCGGCATGGCAACGACTTGGTTGCATAATGGTTCTGCCTTGGTAATGGCCGGTATGATGTTGAGCTCGACCGTGTGCGGTATCGTGCTGTTGTGGATTTGCTCGCATCAGGCTTGGATGGAAAACGATAAAAAAGAATATGTTTAACCTTCAGGCCGTCTGAAAAACGGTTTCAGACGGCCTCAACACTATATTGAAGAAATTAACCATGAGTACCAGCAAACAACGCCCCATCGGCGTATTCGATTCCGGCGTCGGCGGCTTGACCAACGTCCGCGCCCTGATGGAACGCCTGCCGATGGAAAACATCATCTATTTCGGCGATACCGCACGCGTTCCCTATGGCACCAAATCCCGCGCCACCATTGAAACCTTTGCCATGCAGATTGTCGATTTCCTGCTGGAAAACGATGTCAAAGCACTGGTTATCGCGTGCAACACCATCGCCGCCGTTGCCGGACAGAAAATCCGTCAAAAAGCGGGCAATATGCCCGTATTGGACGTCATCTCCGCAGGTGCGGAAGCCGCTCTGCAAACCACCAAAAACAACCGAATCGGCATTATCGCGACCAATACCACTGTCAACAGCAATGCCTACGCGCGCGCCATCCATTCAAAAAACAACGACACGCTAGTACGCACACAAGCAGCGCCCCTGCTTGTGCCATTGGTGGAAGAAGGCTGGCTCGATCACGAAGTCACCCGCCTGACCGTGCGCGAATACCTGAAGCCGCTCTTGGCCGACGACATCGACACGCTGGTGTTGGGTTGTACCCACTTCCCACTGCTCAAACCGCTTATCGGCCGCGAAGCACAAAACGTCACCTTGGTCGATTCCGCCATCACCACCGCCGAAGCCACCGCCAAAGCCTTGGCGCAAGCAGGTTTGCTGAATACAGAAAACGACAACCCGGATTACCGCTTCTACGTCAGCGATATTCCACTGCGCTTCCGCACCATCGGCGAACGCTTCTTGGGTAGAAGTATGGAGCAGATTGAGATGGTAACGTTGGGTTGATGGGTGATATTAAAGGCCGTCTGAAAGGTAAAAATAAGAAGGTCGTCTGAATATTAACAGACGACCTTTTTTCATATTTTGGTTTTCAATAGACGTAAAGACATTAAAAATCTTACAAACCTAGATTTATCAGCGTAGCCCATAACAACATTTTTTGATATAGCCATTTCAATAACTGTATCAGCATATCTTATTTGTTCATTAATACCATTAGATGGTTTTATTTCATCATGTGCATAAAATATAATAACTTCATGACCAATTTTAAAAAGGGTAATATCTTTTCTGTTATTTGTATAGATACTTTCATTCCATGTTCGGCCATCAGGCAATATCAGTTCGAATGAATTAACTGAGTCTTGGCTATCTTGGCCTGCGTTATAGCATCTTTTTATTACTCCTCTAATAATATTTGTTTTCATCACTTTGTTTTTTATATTTTCCCACCAGAGTTCAGATCCATATAACCCTAAATTCCCTTTTAAACCAACATGCGGCTTATTGGGGTCTAGGGTTACTTGTTGAACCAGATGCATAAAGCTTGGATCTCTTTCTATTTCAATAGAAAGATCATAGACTAATTTAAAATCCTCATTAATATCTAGTAACATATGTACTCCTAAATTTTCAAACTTTGTTCTTATTGTAATCTCAAAAACAAATAGATTTGAGAATTCAATCTATATTTTATTGTGCACAATACCAAGGCCGTCTGAAATTCAGTTTTCAGGCGGCCTTATTGTTTATTCACTCAAAATCTAACAGTCAAACTCGGCAATAACCGGCGCATGGTCGCTGGGGCGTTCTTGGGCGCGGGTTTCTAGGTCGACGGTGACGTCGGTAAGGGTGGCGGCGAGTTCGGGGCTGCTGAGGATGTGGTCGATGCGCAGGCCGAGTTTGCGTTGGAACATGGCGCCGCGGTAGTCGAACCAGGTGTAGAACGCACCTTCGGGGTGGACTTTGCGCAGGCTGTCGGTCAGGCCGAGGTCTAGCAGGTTTTTAAACCATTGTCTTTCGATGGAGGAGCAATGGATTTTTTCGTGCCATTTTTCGGGGTCGTAGCAGTCGGCATCGGCCGGGGCGATGTTGAAGTCGCCGAGCAGGACGAGTTTAGGATGTGCGGCCATTTCGGCGCGGACGAACTCAGTCAATGCGGCAAACCATTGTTCTTTGTATTGGAATTTTGGGCTGTCTAGGGCTTCGCCGTTGACGCAATAGACGTTGATGACACGCACGCCGTTGATAGTGGCGGCGATGACGCGGCGTTGTGGGTCGTCGGGAAGGGTGGGCAGGCCGCAATGTACGTCTTGCAGCTCGTGGCGGCTGATGATGGCGACGCCGTTGTAGGTTTTTTGGCCGCTCCAGACGCAGTGCCAGCCCATCATTTGTAGGGCGGCGGCCGGGAATTTGTCTTGGTCGAGTTTGAGTTCTTGTAAGGCGAGTATGTCGGCTTGGTGGTCGGCCAGCCAGTTTTGTACTTGGGGCAGGCGGACGTTGAGGGAATTGACGTTCCAAGTGGCGATTTTCATGATGTTTCCGTGTGTGCTGTTGGGTGGGAGGGCGGCGGATTGCGCCTGTGGGCATGGGCGGTATTGTATAGCGGATTGGTTTATTTTTCGATATGGGCTGATAGTGGCAGGCCGTCTGAAAGCTGATGTTTCAGACGGCCTTGTTGTTGTGATGTGGAATAATTTGTTTATTCGGCTTGGTCTTTGAGCGTGCGCAGGGTATTGAGGATGGTGGTGGCTTCTTCGGAGATGAGGCGGTATTCGATGATGCGGTGGTAGCGCGTGAAATCGATGATGCCTTCGGTGCGCAGGCGTGCGAGGTGGTTGGCGATGCCGGTCGGGGAGGAGTCGAGTGCCTGTGCCAGTTCGGTAATGCTGCGGTCGCCGTTAAGCAGCAGAAAAAGGATGGCCATGCGTTCGGGGTTGGCAATCAGTTTGAGAATGGTAGAGAGACGCTTGATTTCCATATTATTGTTCCTTTTGTCTGTTATATGAATGCTTGATTTGGGTTAAATTTGGATGATTGTAGTTTTTATTAAGATTAACCTTATAATTCAAACTCTTACCTTGCAGTGTACACGGTTTTGTAAAATTTGAGGGCATTGTTTTGCAATTTTTTGTTCATTTTCGAGATTTTGCTTCGGTTGTGAAACTGGATTGAAAAAAGACGAAAAGGCCGTCTGAAATGTTCCGTTGCAGATGATTTTGCTGACGGATGTTTCAGACGGCCTTTGATTTGGCTTTAAGTTGTTTTTTCTTTTATGTTTGTTTGGAATCAGCCGATTGATTGTTTTTAAACAAACAACTAGGTTTTATGATTCTATGCTTAGGACTACACGCCAAAGGCTTGTCAGCCGCTTGGACGTGTTGTCGAAATGCGACTACTTTTTCTTCCAGCCTGCGGTCATGGCGAAGGTGATGGGGTCGTAGTATTTCGGCAGCTTGGACGGAATGCCCACATCGTTACGGTACACGACGCGGTAGCGGTCGGCGAACCAGTTTGGAACGATGGTGTATTGGTGGCGGATCAGTCGGTCGAGCGCGCGCGAGGTGGTTTGCAGCTCTTGGCGGTTGGTAAAGCTGTTGAAATGGGTCAACAGTTTTTCAACCGCAGGATGACAGACACCGGATAGGTTGCGGCTGCCTTCGGTTTTGGCGGCGGCGCAGCTGAAGTAGTCGTATTGCTCGTTGCCGGGACTTTCGCTGTTGCCGTAGTAGCCGGTGGTTACGTCAAAATCGAAGTCGTTCATGCGTTTTTGGTACACGGCGGAATCGGCGGTACGCACGTTCATGGTAATGCCGATTTTGGCGAGGTCGCGCTGCCATTTGGCGGTAATGCGTTCGTAGTTTTTGCTTGGTGCAAGGAATTCAAAGGTCAGCGGTTTGCCTTGTTTGTCGACTGCTTTGCCGTTTTTGTATTGATAGCCGCCTTTTTCAAGCAGGGCGCGTGCTTTGAGCAGGTTTGGGCGCACGCCTAGTTTGGGGTCGGTAACCGGCGGCATAGGGACGTCTTGATCCAATACGCCGTCGGGCAGCTTGGTGCCCAATGATTTGAGCAAGGCGGTTTCCGCGCTGTCAGGCTTGCCGGTTGCGGCCATGGTGCTGTTGGTGAAGAAGCTGTCGGTGCGGCGGTATGCGCCGTAGAAGATGCGGCTGTTGACGCTTTCGTAGTCGAAGCTTTCAATCAAGGCGCGGCGGACGTAAATATTGTCCAAGGGCTTGTGGCGCATATTGATGACGAAGCCTTGCATGCCGGCTGTGCTGTTTTGTACCCATTCGTGTTTGGACAGATTACGTTTTTTGAGGACTTCGTCGGAGTAGGCGCGCGCCCAGTTGCGGGCGACGTTTTCTTGTACGAAGTCATATTGGCCGCCTTTCAGTCCTTCGATGCGGACAACTTCGTCTTTGACGTATTTGATGCGGATGTGGTCGTAGTTGTAGCGGCCTTTGCGCACGGGCAGGTTTTGAGCCCAGTAGTTTTTGTCGCGGACAAACTCGCTGATGCGGCCGTTTTCGGCTTTGGCAAAACGGTAGGGGCCGGAGCCGATCGGCAGGCTGTTGGGTGCGGCGGCCAGGCCTTTGGGATAGCTTTTATGCGAGAAGACGGGCAGGCTGCCGAGAATCATGTGTAATTCTGAGTTGCGCTGCTTGAAGCGGAACACGACGGTGCGGTCGTTGGGCGTTTCCACTTTGGCCACGTCGCTCCAGTAGAAGTGGTACATGGGGGCGGCGGCTTTGTCTTTGGTCAGGATGTTAAATGAAGCGGCAACGTCTTTGGCCAAAACGGGGTCGCCGTTGTGGAATTTGGCTTTAGGGTTGATTTTGAAGGTAACGGAAAGACCGTCCGGCGCCAGAGCGATGTCTTCGGCAATCAGGCCGTAAACGGCGTAAGGTTCGTCCATGCTTTGCTCGGTCAGGGTGTCGAGTGTCAGCATGCTGATGCCGTATTCGTGGTTGCCTTTGAGGGTAAAGGGGTTGAGTGTGTCAAAAGCACCGAGGAAAGGCGTGGTAAATGTGCCGCCTTTAGGGGCGTTGGGATTGACGTATTCGAAAGCGGTGAAGTTAGCCGGATATTTGGGCGGTTGGCCAAGGCCTACGCCGTGGGCGGCGAAGGCGGCAGATGGAATCAAACCGAGCAGAGAGAGTAGGGCTGGTGTTTTCATCTATTTTTCCTTATAGGTAGAATGTAGTATTCAGTAGTGTGCCGATTATAGCAAAGGCCGTCTGAAACTTGATATTTTTGGTTTCAGACGGCGTCAGGTTTAAGAGGATTGTTTTTTCGTATGGGCGCCGAACTCGGCAAGCGTCATGTTCAAGGTTTCCAAGCAGGGCTGCATGATGTGGTCAACCGTTTGATTGACCTTGTCTTTATTAAGCGTTTGCGGACGGTAGACGAAGAGTTTGAACAGCTCCGCCAAGTCGATGGACTCTGCTCCCATTTTCAAGACCCAGCCCTGACGGCCGGAATAGACATATCCGTGCCGCGCCAGTTTTTCCAAAAGCTCGCCCAATTCGTCAAAGCCCATATTGATATGCCGTCTGAACTCTTGCACCGGCAACGCCTTGCCGTTTTGTTGGGCAGAATCGAGCAGCAACAGGATTTTCAATACATCGTCAAAGCGGCCGCGCGCATCCAGACTGCGGCGGAACGCTTCGCCGCGCCAGTAGGACAGGGACGAGGTCAAAACCGCGCCGCCCAATACCAGCGTCCACAATAGATTGAGCCACAACAGGAAAAACGGTACTGCGGCAAATGCGCCGTAAATCGATTTGTAGCCGTCAAAGTTGCCCATGTACCAAGCGAATAAAAAGCGTGCCGTTTCCAAGCAAAACGCCGTTACAGCCGCGCCGACCAAAGCATGGCTGGCAGGCACAAAACGGTTGGGCACAAAGCGGTATAAACCCCACAGCAGCACCGTAATAAATGAAACCGTAGTGATAACCCTCAGCCATTCCGAGCCGCCCACTACTTGCACCTGACCGATTACGACCGACAAGCCCACACCCAAAGACAAAGGCCCAAACGTCAGCAACGCCCAATACACCAAAAACTGCATCATCCAAGGCCGTTGCGAATTGACGCGCCAAATCCGGTTGAACGCATTGTCTATCGTCCGAATCAGCATCAGCGAGGTTACGACCAACATCACACTGCCGATCGCCGTCAGCTTGGTGGCCTTATCGCGGAACGCATTGATGTAGTCAAACACCATATCCGCGCCCTGCGGCACAATGGTGCGGTTGATAAAAGAGACAAATTCCCCCGACCATTGGTCGAAAACGGGGAAGGCCGAAGCGATGACGACCATCACCGTCAACACGGGTACTAAAGCCAAAAGCGTCGTAAACGTCATGCTTGCCGCCACCTGCGGCACACGCTCCTCATCAAAACGGCGCACGACAAACCAAGCGAACGCCATGCCTTTACTCTTTAAAAAACCTTGCCACCATTGCGAAAACGGCATAACCTTTTCCCACTTTTGAATAGAAATTTTTCTTTTCAGACGGCCCGAGTATTTAAAAGGCCGTCTGAAACCTGACAGCATTGTAACGGAAACCCCAAATGAACCCAAATCCTCTGAAAATCCTCGTTCTCTTTTATTCCCAAAACGGCAGCACACGCAACCTTGCCCGCCAAATCGCACGCGGTATCGAAAGCGTGGATGGTTGCGAAGCCGTGTTGCGTACTGTTCCCAAAGTTTCCACCGTTTGCGAAGCCGTTGAAAAAGCCATTCCCGACGAAGGCGCGCCATATGCGACTGCCGATGACCTCAAAAATTGCGCCGGCCTTGCGCTCGGCAGCCCGACACGTTTCGGCAATATGGCCGCAGCGATGAAATACTTTATCGACGGCACCATTCCCCTTTGGCTCGGCGCAGAACTCGTCGGCAAGCCTGCCACCGTATTCACCAGCACATCTTCGCTGCACGGAGGCCAAGAAAGCACCTTGCTGACCATGATGCTGCCCCTGTTGCACCACGGCATGGTCATCAGCGGCATTCCATATACCGAGTCCGCGCTCAGCAATACCCAAAGCGGCGGCACGCCTTACGGCGCAAGCCATGTTTCCGGACACGATAGCAAGCCGGCATTGACTGCCGAAGAAAACGATATTGCCTTTGCTCAAGGTAAACGTTTGGCAGAATTGGCACGAAAATTGGCAGACTGATTACCTTGTAATAAAAAGATTAAGGCCGTCTGAAAACCTGATGATATCGGTTTCAGACGGCCTTTTAGTTAATTGGGACTAGATTGAAAATAAATATTTTGAATTAAACGAAATACTTAGAAAATAATGATTAAAACATAGTTTCATCGGGCTACATCTTTTTGATAGAATCTGCGACCAAATTGAAAGATAAGCTAATTGGAGAGGCTATGTCACTACCTGTATTTCCCTATGGCAAATTAAGCTTTGCCGTCAGTCTGGCGCTGTGTTCGGCGTATTCTTTCGCGACCGAAGTAGAAAATACCCAGCCGCAAGAGCGTGTCGATTTACCGACAGTTACCGTCCAAGGTGTCGGAAAACAGACTACTTCCAACTACACCATTCCCGCATCTTCCGCCGCAACAGGCATCCGCCTGACCCAACGCGAAACGCCGCAGTCTTTGTCCGTCGTTACCGAAAAACAAATGGACGACCAAGGTTTGGATACCTTGCAGGACGTGTTGAAACAAACGCCGGGCGTGTTCCACAGCAAAATGGGCAACAACGTCTCCGGCCACAGCCAATTTATTTCGCGCAGTCAGGCGATTGACAGCATTTCCGTGGACGGCGCGCCCAAATTCCTTTACGACAGCAAAGCCATCCGCCGCGGCACCAACAATCTGGACAGCACATTGTACGAACAAGTCGTCGTCGTGCGCGGCGCAAGCGGTTTGTCCAACGGCGGTATGGGCGAGCCGGGCGGTACGGTTGCTTTGGAACGCAAAAAACCGACTGCCAAACCTGCCGTCAGCGTGGAAGCCGGTGTCGGTTTGTGGAACCACTACCGCTTCGTCCTTGATGCCAATCATCCTCTGAATGCAGACAATACCTTGCGTGGGCGCGCTATTTTGGTTAGCGACCATGGAGGCGATTACCTGCCGAACACATCGCGCCATAATCACACTTTCTACGGCACTTTGTCTTACGATATCACGCCGCAAACCCAATGGCGCCTCGGTACGGAAATACACCGTTTCCGCAATACCGGTAGCTCGCGTTTCAGCTATCTGACTGTGGCAGGAAACCGCGACGACGGCTTCAAGCCGTTTGAATCTTCACCGCGCAACAATTCGTCTGCACGCTGGGCATACGGCAAAGACAACAGCGCCGAAGTATTCACTTCCCTCAGTCATGAGTTTGCCAACGGCTGGAGGTTGACGGGCGATTACAGCTATCTGACAGGTAAAAGCGACATCGTTTCAGGCATTGCCGGTACATTTGAAATCAATCCCGATTACTCTGCACTTTTCACTTCAGACCGCGACCGCAGCAAATACCGCGATCAAGATTTCTCGCTGACTTTGGATGGCGACTATCCCGCTTTCGGCCGTTCGCATGAATTCAATGCAGGCATCAGCTACCAAGGCAACCGAGAAAACCTGTCTTTCTATAAGGAAGGCGAATCGATTATTCCTGATTTGCGCCAATTTAACGGCAATGTTGCGCAGCCCGATATGCCGTATTTGCGCGACGGTTTTACCAATATGAAAAACCTGTCGGTTTACGGCTCAACCCGTTTCAAACTGACTGACCGATTTGCCCTGATCGGTGGTGCACGTTTTGTGGATTGGCGGTACCGTTACAGCACCAACCGCAACAAATTCGGTTACAGCAGCCACAAACAAAACGTTTTCATTCCTTATCTGGGTACGACCCTCGATATTGGTGAAAACTTAACTGCCTACGCGTCTTACACCACCATCTTCCGTCCGCAAGTGCGTTACCTGACCAAAGACGGCGCGGCGCTCGAACCGCAACGTGGCAAAACCTACGAGACCGGTTTGAAAGGCTCATGGTTTGACGGTCGTCTAAATGCTTCTGCATCCGTCTTTATGAACAAACGCGACCATTTGGGCGTTTATGCGGGTAGATTGCCAAACGGCGAAGAATACTACCGCTCTGCTGATAAAACGACGACCAAGGGCTGGGAACTCGCCGTCGGCGGACGCTTGAGCGACAGATGGCTGCTGAATGCATCTTATGCACGTTCCAAAATCAAAGACAGCGAAGGCAAGCAACTGCATCCGTCTTATCCGGTTCATTTGTTCAAA
This region of Neisseria subflava genomic DNA includes:
- a CDS encoding YihY family inner membrane protein is translated as MPFSQWWQGFLKSKGMAFAWFVVRRFDEERVPQVAASMTFTTLLALVPVLTVMVVIASAFPVFDQWSGEFVSFINRTIVPQGADMVFDYINAFRDKATKLTAIGSVMLVVTSLMLIRTIDNAFNRIWRVNSQRPWMMQFLVYWALLTFGPLSLGVGLSVVIGQVQVVGGSEWLRVITTVSFITVLLWGLYRFVPNRFVPASHALVGAAVTAFCLETARFLFAWYMGNFDGYKSIYGAFAAVPFFLLWLNLLWTLVLGGAVLTSSLSYWRGEAFRRSLDARGRFDDVLKILLLLDSAQQNGKALPVQEFRRHINMGFDELGELLEKLARHGYVYSGRQGWVLKMGAESIDLAELFKLFVYRPQTLNKDKVNQTVDHIMQPCLETLNMTLAEFGAHTKKQSS
- the wrbA gene encoding NAD(P)H:quinone oxidoreductase, with amino-acid sequence MNPNPLKILVLFYSQNGSTRNLARQIARGIESVDGCEAVLRTVPKVSTVCEAVEKAIPDEGAPYATADDLKNCAGLALGSPTRFGNMAAAMKYFIDGTIPLWLGAELVGKPATVFTSTSSLHGGQESTLLTMMLPLLHHGMVISGIPYTESALSNTQSGGTPYGASHVSGHDSKPALTAEENDIAFAQGKRLAELARKLAD
- a CDS encoding TonB-dependent siderophore receptor: MSLPVFPYGKLSFAVSLALCSAYSFATEVENTQPQERVDLPTVTVQGVGKQTTSNYTIPASSAATGIRLTQRETPQSLSVVTEKQMDDQGLDTLQDVLKQTPGVFHSKMGNNVSGHSQFISRSQAIDSISVDGAPKFLYDSKAIRRGTNNLDSTLYEQVVVVRGASGLSNGGMGEPGGTVALERKKPTAKPAVSVEAGVGLWNHYRFVLDANHPLNADNTLRGRAILVSDHGGDYLPNTSRHNHTFYGTLSYDITPQTQWRLGTEIHRFRNTGSSRFSYLTVAGNRDDGFKPFESSPRNNSSARWAYGKDNSAEVFTSLSHEFANGWRLTGDYSYLTGKSDIVSGIAGTFEINPDYSALFTSDRDRSKYRDQDFSLTLDGDYPAFGRSHEFNAGISYQGNRENLSFYKEGESIIPDLRQFNGNVAQPDMPYLRDGFTNMKNLSVYGSTRFKLTDRFALIGGARFVDWRYRYSTNRNKFGYSSHKQNVFIPYLGTTLDIGENLTAYASYTTIFRPQVRYLTKDGAALEPQRGKTYETGLKGSWFDGRLNASASVFMNKRDHLGVYAGRLPNGEEYYRSADKTTTKGWELAVGGRLSDRWLLNASYARSKIKDSEGKQLHPSYPVHLFKLFTAYDVTDRLNLGANVNWQSRSHTLDEYPADINPAAAAALTQRPYATLDLTGHYKIGKSTRISLDFENVFNKRYRTMPDIHVYGTPRSVTATVKHTF